The following is a genomic window from Micrococcus cohnii.
ACCTACGAGAAGAACCAGAACCTGCTGCTGACCGACGGCGCCCGCGCCGACTCGGTGCCGAACCTGGAGATCGAGACCGGTGTGATCGAGGGCGCGGGCCACGCGTCGGCGACCGGCCGCTTCGACGAGGAGCAGCTGTTCTACCTCATGGCCCGCGGCATCTCGGAGCCGGAGGCCCGCAAGCTGATCGTGCGCGGCTTCCTGAACGAGATCATCCAGAAGATCGGCGTGTCCGATGTCGAGGACCAGCTCGTCTCCGTCATGGAGGACGAGCTGCGCATCGCCTCGCTCTGATCCGCCTCCGCTTTCGAGATCACCCGACTTCCCATACCGAGGAGCTGACACGACCATGGCAACCCTTCAGATCACGGACCTGCACGTCCAGATCGAGACCGAGAACGGCCCCAAGGAGATCCTCAAGGGCCTGAGCCTGACCATCAACACGAACGAGACGCACGCGATCATGGGCCCGAACGGTTCGGGCAAGTCCACACTCGCCTCGACGATCGCCGGCCACCCGCGCTACGAGGTGACCTCCGGGTCCATCACCCTCGACGGCGAGGACGTCCTGGCCATGGACGTGGACGAGCGCGCCAAGGCGGGCCTGTTCCTGGCGATGCAGTACCCCGTGGAGATCCCGGGCGTCACGATGACGAACTTCCTGCGCACCGCCAAGACCGCGATCGACGGCGAGTCTCCCTCGCTGCGGCACTGGACCAAGGACGTCAAGGGCGCCTTCGAGAACCTGCAGATCGATCCGGCGTTCATGAACCGCAATGTGAACGAGGGCTTCTCCGGCGGCGAGAAGAAGCGCGCCGAAATCCTGCAGCTCGAGCTGTTCAAGCCCACCTTCGCGATCCTCGACGAGACCGACTCCGGTCTCGACGTCGACGCGCTGCGCATTGTCTCCGAGGGCGTGAACCGTGCCCAGGAGGCCAACGAGATGGGCACCCTGCTGATCACGCACTACACGCGGATCCTGAAGTACATCACGCCGCAGCACGTGCACGTGCTCGTGGACGGACGCGTCGCCGAGTCCGGCGGCCCGGAGCTGGCCGACCAGCTCGAGGCTGAGGGCTACGCGCGCTTCGAGAACGCCGCGGCGAAGGCCTGATCCGATGGCACAGGACCAGACTCCCGTCGAGGATGTGCGCGAGGCGCTCAAGGACGTCATCGACCCCGAGCTCGGCGTGAACGTCGTCGACCTGGGGCTGCTCTACGGCGTGCACTACGCCGAGGACGGCGCTCTGCTGGTCGACATGACGCTCACGACCGCGGCGTGCCCGCTCACCGATGAGATCGAGGATCAGGTGTCCCGGGCCATCGGCACGATGGTGGACGAGTGGCGCCTGAACTGGGTGTGGATGCCGCCGTGGGGTCCCGAGCG
Proteins encoded in this region:
- a CDS encoding metal-sulfur cluster assembly factor translates to MAQDQTPVEDVREALKDVIDPELGVNVVDLGLLYGVHYAEDGALLVDMTLTTAACPLTDEIEDQVSRAIGTMVDEWRLNWVWMPPWGPERITEDGKDQMRALGFNI
- the sufC gene encoding Fe-S cluster assembly ATPase SufC — translated: MATLQITDLHVQIETENGPKEILKGLSLTINTNETHAIMGPNGSGKSTLASTIAGHPRYEVTSGSITLDGEDVLAMDVDERAKAGLFLAMQYPVEIPGVTMTNFLRTAKTAIDGESPSLRHWTKDVKGAFENLQIDPAFMNRNVNEGFSGGEKKRAEILQLELFKPTFAILDETDSGLDVDALRIVSEGVNRAQEANEMGTLLITHYTRILKYITPQHVHVLVDGRVAESGGPELADQLEAEGYARFENAAAKA